AATGGATGGCTATGCGTTAAAGTTTGAAGATCGCGAACAAGAGCTCAGCGTGGTTGGCGAAATGGCTGCTGGAACAGCAACTAACATTACAATCCAAAAGGGCGAAACCAGTAGAATATTTACAGGTGCTCCGCTGCCCAAAGGTGCCGACACCGTAGTGATGCAGGAAAAAATTACAAGGATAGATGGAAAAATCACCTTACAGGATCCCAATTTAAAACCTGGCTTAAATGTACGCGATAAGGGTTCGGAGATAAAAGCTAGCGCATTGGCTATGGAAAAGGGGGATTTTCTTAGTCCTGCCGCTATTGGCTTTCTGGCAGGGATTGGCATTAACGAAGTTAGCGTTTATCCCATGCCAAAAATTTCGATTATTGTAACGGGAAAAGAATTACAGCAACCGGGTAAGCCTCTTGAATTTGGACAGGTTTATGAATCGAATTCCTATTCTCTTTCTGCTGCTTTAAAACTTGAAGGGATTGAACAGGTTGCCGTTTATGAAGCTGACGATGATCTCGGGATCTTAAAAAACGTACTACTAAATGCAACAGCAAACAGCGATGTTGTTCTGTTGACAGGAGGTGTAAGTGTTGGCGATTATGATTTCGTAATTGAAGCAGCCTCACATTGCGGCATCAAACAGATTTTTCATAAAGTGAAACAGAAACCAGGTAAACCTTTGTACTTTGGCACAAAAGATCAGAAGCTAATATTCGGACTTCCAGGCAACCCTTCATCTGTACTCAGCTGTTATTATAATTACGTATTACCATCCATAAAATCCTTATCACATCAAAACAATAGTGTTATTGAGGTTCAGGCAGCGCTTACACATCCCTATTCCAAGCCTGCGGGACTAACACATTTCCTAAAAGGCAAATATGAAAATGGACTGGTCACCCCGCTCAGTGCGCAAGAATCTTACCGATTAAGCTCCTTTGCACAGGCCAATTGCCTCATCTGCCTCGATGAAATACAAGAACACTTTAATAAAAGTGACATCCTAACTGTAATGATTTTACCAAACTAAACCATGCAAGAAAGTTTTATACTCTTTTACTGTTTACTTTTTATTGTTGCTTTTTTATATGCTTCAGTAGGGCATGGCGGAGCAAGCGGCTATCTTGCATTAATGGCTATTTTTGCTGTTTCGCCCGCCATCATGAAGCCTACGGCATTATTGCTTAATCTGTTTGTTTCTTCCACTTCCTTTATCCAGTTTTATCGCGGTGGCCACTTTAAGTGGAAAACCTTTTGGCCTTTTGCCGTTGCCTCTATACCACTCTCTTTTGTGGGCGGTATGATGGTTATTGAAAGTTCCATTTATAAAAAGATTTTAGGGTTGCTTTTACTCATCCCGGTCATCCGTTTTTTCTTCTTTAAAAATACCGATCCTAAAGATTTCAAACCATCAAATATTCCTTTATCACTTACTATTGGCGGAATTATCGGTTTGCTTTCGGGCATGATCGGCATTGGGGGCGGAATTATCCTTTCCCCTGTCCTATTATTGTTAAAGTGGACAGATCAAAAGCAGACGGCGGCAATTAGTGCAGCGTTCATCTTTGTTAACTCAGTTGCTGGTTTAGGCGGCCAGCTGATTAAAGGCTTCCAATTTAACAGCCACATGCTCGCTTATGTTGGGGTAGCTTTTGTTGGTGGCATTTGCGGCGCTTATTTTGGCGCTTTAAAATTCCCGCAAACCGTTTTAAAAAATGTTCTGGCATGTGTATTGGCACTAGCTGCTTATAAATTACTATTTACACATGCGTAATATGAAATACCTTTTCATCGCCGTATTATTTTTAAGTTTTGTAGCAAATGCCCAAGAAAGCAAGCAATTTATAATCGAAGGGAAGGTTAAAAAGCCATTAACAATCACTCTAGACAATTTAAGTACTTATAAATCCGTTAATTTGGATAGTATGACGATTTTTAACCATTTGATGCAACGTAAAAACAGTATCAAAAACATTAAAGGTGTGCTTTTAAAAGATATTTTGGCCAAAGTAGAAATAGACGCTGTTTCACCAAAAACACTTAGCGAATACTACCTTGTTTTTACCGCAACTGATAACTATAAAGTAGTGTATTCGTGGAACGAAATTTTTAATTCACCAACCGGAAACCAACTGATGGTTTTAAGTAATTATGATACCGATCCAGTCAAGACTGAAAAAGGGAATATCGCCATTATTACACCCAGCGATTTCGCTACAGGAAGAAGATTTGTAAAAGGATTGAGTAAAATCAGCATCTTACAGGTAAATTAGCACCATGGAAATCGAAATAATCAGTTTTGGCCAAATTACCGAATTCATCAAGAATCAAAAGGTTGATATTGCAGGCATTCGCGATACCGATACATTTAAACAATACCTCGAAGATCGATTTCCAGCCTTAAAAGGTATGAAATACAAACTTGCCTTGAATAAAAATATTGTTCAACAGAATACGGAAATTTTAAACCAGGCTACAATAGCCATAATGCCACCTTTTTCTGGTGGTTAAGCAATATGAGTGCAGAGCGATACAATAGGCAGATTATCCTTAAAGGGTTTGGGGAGGAAGCACAACAAAAGCTTTTAAGGGCAAAGGTACTTGTTATTGGCGCTGGAGGTTTGGGCTGTCCTGCGCTGCAATACCTGGCTGCTGCTGGCATTGGCCATATTGGCATTGTTGATGATGATACCATTTCATTATCCAATTTACATAGACAAATTCTTTTTACTACAGCCGATATCGGAAAGCCGAAAGTAGAGATTGCGGCAAAGCGCCTGCAGGAAATGAATACCCAGATCGGTATTATCCGTCATCCAATCCGTTTGCAGAAAAACAATATCCTCGATATTCTATCCAGATATGATTACATATTAGATGGTACAGACAATTTCGAATCCAGATACCTGATTAACGATGCCTGTGCACTGCTTAACAAACCACTTATATTTGCCGCAGTTTCGGGTTTTGAGGGGCAGTTAGCCATATTTAACGCTCCAGATCATTTTACTCCCAGCACCAATTACCGCGATATCTTCCCCATTCCCCCGATAAAGGAGAAATAGCCAATTGTGCCGAAAATGGTATTTTAGGTGTATTACCAGGTATATTGGGTACCATGGCAGCCGCAGAAACCATCAAACTGATTGCCAAAATTGGGCAGCCGTTAACCAATAAAATATTAAGTTATAATTTACTCACACAAGAACAATACACCATCAATATCAGTCACGGAGGCGGTTATATCCTGCCTAAAAATGTTGATGAATTTTTAAATATGGATTATCAGGATACCAGCGAAGGACCACAGGGGTATATAGAAATTGATGCCAGCGAACTGGTTAAACTTCAACAGTT
The nucleotide sequence above comes from Pedobacter riviphilus. Encoded proteins:
- a CDS encoding molybdopterin molybdotransferase MoeA, which produces MISVKEAKHLISQHIKALNPISIDLAKASGLILAADVYAKYDIPAFSQSAMDGYALKFEDREQELSVVGEMAAGTATNITIQKGETSRIFTGAPLPKGADTVVMQEKITRIDGKITLQDPNLKPGLNVRDKGSEIKASALAMEKGDFLSPAAIGFLAGIGINEVSVYPMPKISIIVTGKELQQPGKPLEFGQVYESNSYSLSAALKLEGIEQVAVYEADDDLGILKNVLLNATANSDVVLLTGGVSVGDYDFVIEAASHCGIKQIFHKVKQKPGKPLYFGTKDQKLIFGLPGNPSSVLSCYYNYVLPSIKSLSHQNNSVIEVQAALTHPYSKPAGLTHFLKGKYENGLVTPLSAQESYRLSSFAQANCLICLDEIQEHFNKSDILTVMILPN
- a CDS encoding sulfite exporter TauE/SafE family protein yields the protein MQESFILFYCLLFIVAFLYASVGHGGASGYLALMAIFAVSPAIMKPTALLLNLFVSSTSFIQFYRGGHFKWKTFWPFAVASIPLSFVGGMMVIESSIYKKILGLLLLIPVIRFFFFKNTDPKDFKPSNIPLSLTIGGIIGLLSGMIGIGGGIILSPVLLLLKWTDQKQTAAISAAFIFVNSVAGLGGQLIKGFQFNSHMLAYVGVAFVGGICGAYFGALKFPQTVLKNVLACVLALAAYKLLFTHA
- a CDS encoding molybdopterin-binding protein, which produces MKYLFIAVLFLSFVANAQESKQFIIEGKVKKPLTITLDNLSTYKSVNLDSMTIFNHLMQRKNSIKNIKGVLLKDILAKVEIDAVSPKTLSEYYLVFTATDNYKVVYSWNEIFNSPTGNQLMVLSNYDTDPVKTEKGNIAIITPSDFATGRRFVKGLSKISILQVN
- a CDS encoding MoaD/ThiS family protein, translating into MEIEIISFGQITEFIKNQKVDIAGIRDTDTFKQYLEDRFPALKGMKYKLALNKNIVQQNTEILNQATIAIMPPFSGG